A region from the Leishmania panamensis strain MHOM/PA/94/PSC-1 chromosome 20 sequence genome encodes:
- a CDS encoding amidinotransferase, putative (TriTrypDB/GeneDB-style sysID: LpmP.20.3180), producing the protein MTSVILVDPLTFGPDPKTKDNALIQSMHVSNARADMDHSQVCSLVTELETFFKVNCGISTVVVHQSREPRPYRGPLEERGESVCVADGLSIHNVVDDNGVITRRLIVFYPMNPYRQGELARKQLVNHITKAAEESATIELIDLRPFEEEGKYLEGSGSLIFSPGGRYVYMVVSPRSHPEVLEALCRPENLNIAPQNCFLLRCKSMIPHTNLLGWCGTGICAWAISSLLFNKEEEVAFYEHLSATYSCILELSEGEMEKFAGSALEVPVQPRSASAGNAHYVLVISETALAALSSKSRELLMNWYGKENVHTFYGEVLERRCGTSLPSCIAASYTLGSRPPVPSQPSTIEVLRLGTDK; encoded by the coding sequence ATGACCTCTGTAATCTTGGTGGACCCTCTCACCTTCGGGCCCGACCCGAAGACGAAGGACAACGCCCTTATTCAGTCCATGCACGTCAGCAACGCGAGGGCCGACATGGATCACTCGCAGGTCTGCTCGCTTGTCACCGAACTAGAGACTTTCTTCAAGGTTAACTGCGGCAtcagcaccgtcgtcgttCACCAATCACGCGAGCCGAGGCCGTACCGGGGACCTCTGGAAGAGCGCGgcgagagcgtgtgtgtcgcgGACGGCCTTTCCATCCACAATGTCGTGGACGACAACGGCGTCATTACGCGCCGCCTCATTGTCTTTTACCCTATGAATCCGTATCGCCAGGGTGAGCTGGCGCGCAAGCAGCTCGTCAACCACATCACCAAGGCCGCTGAGGAGAGTGCGACGATTGAGTTGATTGATCTTCGACCttttgaggaggagggcaaatACCTGGAGGGGTCTGGTTCCCTCATCTTTTCGCCTGGCGGCAGATACGTGTACATGGTGGTTTCTCCGCGTAGCCATCCTGAGGTATTGGAGGCACTGTGCCGGCCAGAGAACCTGAACATTGCCCCTCAAAACTGCTTTCTTCTGCGCTGCAAGAGCATGATACCGCACACGAACTTACTGGGGTGGTGCGGCACGGGTATCTGCGCCTGGGCCATCAGTAGCCTTCTATTcaacaaggaggaggaggtagcCTTCTACGAGCACCTCTCCGCCACCTACTCCTGCATCCTCGAGctgagtgagggagagatggagaagtTTGCGGGGAGTgcgctggaggtgccggTGCAGCCACGAAGTGCGAGCGCCGGCAACGCGCACTACGTCCTCGTAATCTCAGAAACGGCCCTGGCAGCACTCAGTTCCAAGAGTCGTGAGTTACTCATGAACTGGTACGGCAAGGAGAATGTGCACACCTTCTACGGCGAAGTCCtcgagcgccgctgcggtacCTCGCTGCCTTCCTGCATTGCCGCCTCCTACACGCTGGGGTCCCGGCCGCCTGTGCCATCACAACCGTCCACGAttgaggtgctgcggctcgGTACTGATAAATGA
- a CDS encoding hypothetical protein (TriTrypDB/GeneDB-style sysID: LpmP.20.3200): MFARLALPKSRLVIAVTGSNSVSLYRGRLAVATAALGASSFTSAARASQRWSSSGVISNNSSSGASSAGTIATLDLSEKELIELNKKAAEAFEKGDFLSAIEAWEKVVQSKQHTPNSPTLMSCLNNLACAYGEMGDNVRKMKLLERSRDLVQTVYGTDHPQYGMVLYNMACAKEEMGLYVDMKRLLVKSLALHEKRFNPRHAKVGRVLLLLASAHGHLGEHEAQLQAAERAYEIVKRHCGPDHVQTTMAMITLGRAYGAAGQVERQLQLVQAAHSIQEKRLGPMNPQLAMTLLEVADAHRVNGDFYNQKALLEQAMELQQRSFGQQHAHLIDTYIALGDACGQLENPELQAQYYLEALRIARQRFQGRHIAIGKAAVNAARAYRSQGDNAKAQALLDEARFIVERNVSPEHPLSKQLDKVTRELAQ; the protein is encoded by the coding sequence ATGTTCGCTCGTCTTGCGTTGCCAAAGAGTCGACTCGTCATTGCGGTGACAGGCAGCAACTCCGTGTCGCTCTATCGAGGCCGGCTCGCagtcgccacagcagcgctgggcGCCTCATCTTTCACTAGTGCAGCACGGGCCTCGCAACGATGGTCCAGCTCGGGTGTTATTAGCAAcaactccagcagcggcgcctccagCGCGGGTACCATTGCAACTCTTGATCTGAGCGAGAAGGAGTTGATCGAGCTCAACAAGAAGGCCGCTGAAGCGTTCGAAAAAGGCGACTTTCTCTCGGCCATCGAGGCGTGGGAGAAAGTGGTACAGTCGAAGCAGCACACCCCAAACAGCCCCACCCTCATGAGCTGCCTCAACAACCTCGCTTGCGCATACGGTGAGATGGGCGACAACGTACGAAAGATGAAGTTACTGGAACGATCTCGGGACCTGGTACAGACTGTGTACGGCACCGACCACCCGCAGTATGGGATGGTCTTGTATAACATGGCCTGCGCCAAGGAAGAGATGGGCCTCTATGTTGACATGAAGCGGCTGCTCGTGAAGTcgctcgcgctgcacgaAAAGCGTTTCAACCCTCGACATGCCAAGGTCGGTCgtgttctgctgctgctcgcctccGCCCACGGTCATCTCGGCGAGCACGAGGCCCAGCTGCAAGCAGCCGAGCGTGCGTATGAGATTGTGAAGCGCCACTGCGGCCCTGATCACGTGCAAACAACCATGGCGATGATCACTCTCGGTCGAGCCTACGGTGCGGCGGGACAGGTGGAgcgacagctgcagctcgttCAGGCGGCCCACAGCATTCAAGAGAAGCGACTTGGCCCAATGAACCCGCAGCTGGCCATGACCCTGCTTGAGGTCGCCGACGCACATAGGGTCAACGGTGACTTCTACAATcagaaggcgctgctcgaACAGGCAATGGAGCTACAGCAGCGGTCCTTTGGGCAGCAACACGCTCATCTCATTGACACATACATCGCGCTCGGCGACGCATGCGGGCAGCTGGAAAATCCGGAGTTGCAAGCGCAGTACTATCTAGAGGCGCTCAGAATTGCACGCCAGCGCTTCCAAGGGAGACACATTGCCATCGGCAAGGCTGCGGTGAACGCTGCCCGCGCGTATCGCTCTCAGGGCGACAATGCGAAGGCGCAAGCGTTGTTAGACGAGGCGCGGTTTATTGTGGAGCGCAACGTGAGTCCAGAGCACCCTCTCTCCAAGCAGTTGGACAAGGTCACGAGGGAGTTGGCGCAGTAG
- a CDS encoding ruvb-like 1 DNA helicase, putative (TriTrypDB/GeneDB-style sysID: LpmP.20.3210) gives MSSIKIEEVISTTKKERVAAHSHVKGLGLNPDGTTKHIADGFVGQEKAREAAGIAVDLIRSKKMAGRALLFAGPPGTGKTALALGIAKELGPKVPFCPMVGSEVYSAEVKKTEVLMENFRRAIGLRIKENKEVYEGEVTELRAEETDNPLGGYGKSISHVIITLKSQKGSKLLKLDAAIYESLEKEKVSVGDVIYIEASSGAVKRVGRSDAYIGDHDLEADEYVPIPKGDVHKKKEVIQDVTLHDLDMANAKPSQGQDALSIVNSMMRHKKTEVTEKLRQEINKVVNKYIDQGVAELVPGVLFIDEVHMLDIECFTYLNKALESTLAPVVIFATNRGSCRIRGTEIRAPHGMPTDLLDRLLIIRTMNYDVSEITSIVEIRAHVEGAKISEAALTKLGTIGENTSLRFVAQLLTPALIIAETNGHEVIEEEDVDLVDELFKDGKASARLLQDHAEEYVYQ, from the coding sequence ATGTCCAGCATCAAGATCGAAGAGGTTATCTCGACCACCAAGAAGGAGCGGGTGGCAGCGCACAGCCACGTGAAGGGACTCGGTCTCAACCCTGACGGAACGACGAAACACATCGCTGACGGTTTTGTCGGACAAGAGAAGGCGCGCGAGGCGGCCGGCATTGCGGTGGACCTGATCCGCTCCAAGAAGATGGCTGGTCGggcgctgctgtttgcgGGGCCACCCGGCACCGGAAAGACAGCGCTGGCTCTCGGTATTGCCAAAGAGCTGGGACCCAAGGTACCCTTCTGTCCGATGgtgggcagcgaggtgtACAGCgcggaggtgaagaaaaCAGAGGTGCTCATGGAGAATTTCCGCCGCGCCATCGGGCTACGCAtcaaggaaaacaaagaggtGTACGAAGGCGAGGTGACTGAGCTGCGCGCCGAGGAGACCGACAACCCGCTCGGCGGCTATGGCAAGTCCATCTCGCACGTCATCATTACCCTCAAGTCGCAGAAGGGGTCTAAGTTGCTGAAGCTGGATGCAGCCATCTACGAGAGCctggaaaaggagaaggtgtCCGTCGGCGACGTCATCTACATTGAGGCAAGCTCTGGCGCGGTGAAGCGGGTGGGTCGCAGCGATGCGTATATTGGTGACCACGACCTGGAGGCGGACGAGTACGTGCCGATCCCGAAGGGCGACGTCcacaagaagaaagaggtgaTTCAGGACGTGACACTGCACGACCTCGACATGGCAAACGCCAAGCCGAGCCAAGGACAAGATGCTCTGTCGATTGTGAACAGCATGATGCGACACAAGAAGACGGAGGTGACAGAAAAACTGCGCCAGGAAATCAATAAGGTTGTGAACAAGTACATCGATCAAGGTGTCGCTGAGCTTGTGCCCGGGGTCCTCTTCATAGATGAAGTACACATGCTAGACATTGAGTGCTTCACGTACCTCAACAAGGCACTGGAGTCGACCCTTGCGCCGGTTGTCATCTTTGCCACCAAccgcggcagctgccgcatTCGCGGGACGGAGATTCGGGCGCCGCACGGGATGCCGACAGATTTGCTTGACCGCCTCCTCATCATTCGTACCATGAACTATGACGTGAGCGAAATTACGTCGATTGTGGAGATCCGTGCCCATGTGGAGGGGGCGAAGATATCTGAAGCGGCTCTGACCAAGCTTGGTACCATCGGCGAGAACACGTCGCTGCGATTCGTTGCGCAACTGCTGACGCCGGCGCTCATCATTGCCGAAACAAACGGCCACGAGGTgatcgaggaggaagacgtgGATCTGGTGGACGAGCTCTTTAAGGACGGCAAGGCATCAGCCCGCCTGCTGCAAGACCACGCAGAGGAGTACGTGTATCAGTGA
- a CDS encoding peroxisome biosynthesis protein-like protein (TriTrypDB/GeneDB-style sysID: LpmP.20.3230) → MQQSSFEVAVDRSSQHSFVTASQHYLDSVLRPLYSGCLPPAVPLRITGQSGNIIYVGCLTDRPHTRSKFVLLFPLALCYDHGLREGELVECVPLSNAPRATKVMVAPLTVDDSEVVEQNALRIESLLLRQVQVVFPSMIISVFIFPGVPAKVIVTTIKCGDAEEKLRSGCAAMNEGTHFVIATRVRREQADGMTDGAAAPPLWAFVRGRPTRVAASNGAESGDTAVVRVRSATAERYHWKNGTVLGALDCAAVATLDTEDVTPGFLRAHLKQVTVVVVDTAGGEAAGAAEEEDVCVVDSLAQATNLLLTPHGLDSSAATAGKASGAAAAAPPVLSNPARLPCSAVALDAVMQVHGKVAEDLQRHLVAALHQSSVPQFTNLHQNNVLVCGGKGFGKSTVVRAVLDTLPDVHTVTLECGKTKSFLVDIAKALRECMLCKPAVLVLENFECIAPAQQEGHVAAMSAMTQAALEATLTRFCYQFSIRPHGAVVVLATCSSRDAVHETLRSAYCFRQILTLEALNRASRTALTGQLFPHAPSEDVAAATALMDNYTPFDVKQLALRMRAKLAAEPALSLRECAEICVASFTPLAHTGINFLKGNKVSWESIGGLGEAKKTLYNTLVLPIKHPQLFARLPLKTRSGILLYGPSGCGKTFILESLVNAENLHCIVINGPEVFGKYIGQSEQKIRDVFERAQAAAPCVVFFDEFDSVAPQRGADNSGVTDRVVNQLLCYLDGVEERKNVFVVAASSRPDLIDAALLRPGRLDKAVVCPVPSEEDRVAILRSLLSKTSAHFSDEELQQVARRTVNWTPADLSAMVSSANMLVNMRFMDSLTRQVPGGSECICGDSATMADEDGFVIAGLGDGVTREKMGDALKQLCLAARGGAEVAVSNKAVAGAGVVSIDDLWASLETTRPSLTEKDLQKHERIHALFSKGKGTPPPKPPGSQLVTR, encoded by the coding sequence ATGCAGCAGTCATCCTTTGAAGTCGCTGTGGACAGGAGCAGCCAGCACTCCTTCGTGACAGCCTCGCAGCACTACCTTGACAGCGTGCTGCGACCGCTCTACAGCGGCTGCCTGCCCCCAGCGGTGCCGTTGCGCATTACAGGACAAAGCGGCAACATCATCTACGTCGGGTGCCTCACCGACCGCCCGCACACGCGCTCCAAGTTTGTgctccttttccccctcgCGCTCTGCTATGACCATGGGCTAAGAGAGGGCGAGCTGGTGGAGTGCGTGCCGCTGTCCAACGCGCCGCGTGCGACTAAGGTAatggtggcgccgctgacAGTGGACGACAGCGAGGTAGTGGAGCAGAACGCACTTCGCATCGAgagcctgctgctccgccaggTGCAGGTCGTCTTCCCCTCCATGATCATCTCCGTCTTTATCTTCCCCGGGGTGCCAGCCAAGGTGATTGTGACCACCATCAAGTGCGGCGATGCGGAAGAGAAGCTGCGTAGCGGATGTGCGGCGATGAATGAGGGCACGCATTTTGTAATCGCCACCCGTGTTCGTCGGGAGCAGGCGGACGGCATGActgacggtgctgccgcgccgccactcTGGGCCTTTGTCCGCGGACGGCCCACTCGTGTCGCTGCTAGCAACGGGGCCGAGAGCGGCGACACGGCGGTGGTTCGGGTGCGCAGTGCCACAGCCGAGAGGTACCACTGGAAGAATGGTACGGTACTCGGTGCCCTCGActgcgcggcagtggcgacgcTGGACACGGAAGACGTGACACCGGGGTTTCTGCGAGCACATTTGAAGCAAGtcaccgtcgtcgttgtggacaccgccggcggcgaggcagcgggtgctgcggaggaggaggatgtgtGTGTAGTGGACTCCCTGGCGCAGGCGACAAACCTTCTCCTTACTCCCCACGGCCTCGACTCGTCGGCCGCTACGGCGGGGAAGGctagcggtgctgcagcggcggcccctCCGGTGCTCTCGAATCCCGCGCGACTCCCATGCTCTGCGGTGGCCCTGGATGCGGTCATGCAGGTGCATGGGAAGGTGGCAGAGGATTTGCAGCGGCATCTCGTGGCTGCCCTCCACCAGTCAAGCGTACCACAGTTTACCAACCTGCACCAGAACAACGTGCTGGTGTGCGGCGGGAAAGGCTTCGGCAAGTCGACGGTGGTGCGCGCTGTGCTCGACACGCTGCCCGACGTGCACACCGTAACCCTCGAGTGCGGCAAGACTAAATCCTTCTTAGTTGACATCGCCAAGGCCTTGAGGGAGTGCATGCTGTGCAAACCGgcagtgctggtgctggagaACTTTGAGTGCAtcgcgccggcgcagcaggagggcCACGTGGCGGCAATGTCGGCCATGACgcaggcagcgctggaggcaACGCTGACACGCTTCTGCTACCAGTTCTCTATTCGTCCGCATGGGGCGGTGGTAGTGTTGGCGACGTGCTCGAGCCGCGACGCAGTGCACGAGACGCTGCGGTCAGCGTACTGCTTCCGGCAGATCCTGACGCTGGAGGCACTGAATCGAGCGTCGCGGACGGCTCTGACTGGGCAATTGTTCCCACATGCTCCTAGCGAAgacgtggcggcagcgacggcgctaATGGACAACTACACGCCGTTTGACGTGAAGCAGCTGGCATTGCGGATGCGGGCGAAGCTGGCGGCGGAGCCGGCCCTGTCACTGCGCGAGTGCGCCGAGATCTGCGTGGCCTCCTTTACCCCGCTAGCGCACACCGGCATCAACTTTCTCAAAGGAAACAAGGTGTCGTGGGAGTCGATTGGCGGGCtgggggaggcgaagaagacgcTGTACAACACACTGGTGCTGCCGATCAAGCACCCCCAGCTGTttgcgcggctgccgctcaAGACGCGCAGTGGCATCCTGCTCTATGGTCCATCCGGGTGCGGCAAAACTTTCATCCTCGAATCGCTTGTCAACGCAGAGAACCTGCACTGCATCGTCATCAACGGCCCGGAGGTGTTTGGCAAGTACATTGGGCAGAGTGAGCAAAAGATCCGCGACGTCTTTGAGCGCGCgcaggcggctgcgccgTGCGTGGTGTTCTTTGACGAATTTGACTCGgtggcaccgcagcgcggGGCTGACAATTCGGGCGTGACGGACCGCGTGGTGAACCAGCTTCTGTGCTACCTGGATGGtgtggaggagcgcaagaATGTATTTGTCGTCGCGGCCTCGAGCCGGCCAGACCTGATAgacgcggcgctgttgcggccGGGTCGGCTCGATaaggcggtggtgtgccCTGTGCCAAGCGAAGAGGATCGTGTGGCAATACTGCGCAGTCTGCTGAGCAAGACGTCGGCGCACTTTAGTGACGAGGAGTTGCAGCAAGTGGCGCGTCGCACGGTGAACTGGACTCCGGCCGACCTCTCGGCGATGGTGTCGTCGGCGAACATGCTGGTGAACATGCGATTCATGGACAGCCTGACAAGACAGGTGCCTGGCGGCTCAGAATGCATCTGTGGTGACAGCGCCACGATGGCTGACGAGGACGGGTTTGTGATTGCTGGCCTCGGCGACGGCGTGACGCGGGAGAAGATGGGGGAcgcgctgaagcagctctgcCTGGCCGCTCGCGGTGGGGCTGAAGTGGCTGTCTCCAACAAGGCTGTGGCGGGAGCGGGGGTGGTGTCGATTGACGACTTGTGGGCGTCGTTGGAGACGACGCGACCGTCGCTGACGGAGAAGGACCTCCAGAAGCATGAGCGCATCcacgccctcttctccaAGGGAAAGGGCACACCTCCACCCAAGCCGCCCGGCTCGCAGCTCGTCACGCGGTGA
- a CDS encoding hypothetical protein (TriTrypDB/GeneDB-style sysID: LpmP.20.3220) yields MLEFVITTQPSRRIVCLNEATYIYLWPYLFSREVPGALQLCRWAARRGAAVHGAVRLQPSESPSATHQCYLKVTRPVAAGRTLISLPAALSLSVSSPKSCEGAFAGHYSALERFAQLLARELHNPHSPHRAYLEFLHDLHNTETGVAQDALLAEHHYHRAAVLIDQLDAMYAGNSLQARGAANAPFLDKERLTSANQRVEWVRLQQLQRRLEQGVPHFAAKSTAWALSMVLSRAMEDDAEELSLYPLIDFCAHSFEPNTYICVGEDERTAAMRPVRWAESNGGPLIHVVTRRWLRAGEKVTLRWHWRPVKTTEDMEFWQMRFGYVPQSE; encoded by the coding sequence ATGCTAGAGTTTGTCATCACCACTCAGCCCTCGCGCCGCATTGTGTGCCTCAACGAGGCGACGTACATCTACCTCTGGCCATACCTCTTCTCGCGCGAAGTACcgggtgcgctgcagctgtgcagatGGGCTGCACGTcgtggtgcagctgtgcacgGCGCCGTCCGGCTGCAGCCCAGTGAGAGCCCCAGCGCAACACATCAGTGCTATCTGAAGGTGACACGCCCCGTGGCTGCAGGTCGCACGCTCATTTCACTGCCAGCAGCGCTTTCTTTGAGTGTTAGCTCTCCGAAATCGTGTGAAGGCGCGTTTGCCGGACACTACAGCGCCCTCGAGAGattcgcgcagctcctcgcccGTGAGCTGCACAACCCGCACAGCCCTCACCGCGCCTATCTCGAGTTTCTGCATGACCTGCACAACACCGAGACGGGAGTGGCGCAGGACGCGCTGCTTGCCGAGCACCACTACCATCGTGCTGCGGTACTGATTGATCAGCTGGATGCCATGTACGCCGGGAACTCGCTGCAggcacgcggcgctgccaacGCGCCGTTCCTCGATAAGGAGCGCCTGACCTCCGCAAACCAGCGCGTGGAGTGGGTGCGGCtacaacagctgcagcgtcgccttGAGCAAGGCGTGCCCCACTTTGCCGCCAAATCGACAGCGTGGGCGTTGTCCATGGTGCTGAGTCGTGCAATGGAGGACGACGCAGAGGAACTCAGTCTTTATCCGTTGATTGACTTTTGTGCCCATAGCTTTGAGCCGAACACGTACATCTGTGTCGGCGAAGACGAGCGTACTGCCGCAATGCGACCGGTGCGCTGGGCAGAGTCGAACGGAGGGCCCCTCATCCACGTCGTGACGCGACGCTGGCTGCGCGCAGGTGAAAAGGTTACCCTGCGGTGGCATTGGCGGCCTGTCAAGACAACGGAGGATATGGAGTTCTGGCAGATGCGCTTCGGCTACGTTCCACAGTCAGAGTAA
- a CDS encoding hypothetical protein (TriTrypDB/GeneDB-style sysID: LpmP.20.3190), which yields MDPDQNISYEALLLRYVELRDAARDLISANPKHSLNVHDTYLRLCQTYGYPLNNHYTEYLTRYAKVQAAIATGSQQGMLNTVRRLDFLSTYVGKFMWIPIFVTLSDCVLLHSLSLSCQQLDSDLVLLLTQSLSPLVQLASLDVSGNPIGCIGVQALIRLVQSSPTLTQCNIYGAASIVPLTRRLDAVLARNREHTSPSAVASH from the coding sequence ATGGACCCTGATCAGAATATTTCCTATgaagcgctgcttcttcgctATGTCGAACTACGGGACGCGGCCCGTGATTTGATCTCTGCCAATCCGAAGCACTCGCTCAACGTGCACGACACCTATCTTCGTCTCTGCCAAACCTATGGATATCCGCTTAACAATCACTACACGGAGTACCTTACTCGATACGCAAAGGTGCAAGCCGCCATTGCAACCGGCTCGCAGCAGGGCATGCTGAACACGGTTCGCCGCCTCGACTTTCTTTCGACATATGTTGGAAAGTTTATGTGGATACCCATCTTCGTCACCCTCTCCGATTGTGTTCTCCTTCACTCACTGTCACTGTCGTGCCAGCAGCTGGACAGTGATTTAGTGCTTCTCCTCACCCAAAGCCTCTCTCCGCTCGTGCAACTAGCCTCCTTAGACGTGTCTGGGAATCCGATCGGTTGTATCGGTGTGCAGGCTCTCATACGGCTCGTTCAGTCCTCTCCGACTCTGACGCAGTGCAACATATACGGCGCCGCATCGATTGTACCTCTGACGAGGCGACTTGATGCTGTGTTGGCTCGCAATCGAGAACACACATCTCCctcagcggtggcgagcCACTGA